A genomic region of Denticeps clupeoides chromosome 17, fDenClu1.1, whole genome shotgun sequence contains the following coding sequences:
- the szl gene encoding sizzled, which produces MAAFLILSTLAASAPCWAFDLGQSTRCVSIPHQMSVCKDVGYTEMRLPNFLGHSSLEAEVVPRSEDWRPLLQTGCHPQARSFLCSLIAPVCLDTFIQPCRSLCVAVRDSCAPVLACQGHAWPEALDCDRFPAQEDMCLTTLPKPSTDFSKDLPQPGCQGCPAMEEFPSLKMLLDSFCLNDFVVKAKLSRRRLPSDKPEFEVEGHVEFIHQGPLLPYDTQHLLQQWLLINLRCAHTLVRPGRAQLYILTGSIQSDGTIALTHLFRWLKKDVNIAVATRKWKHYKC; this is translated from the exons ATGGCCGCCTTTCTCATCCTCAGCACTCTCGCCGCCTCGGCTCCATGCTGGGCCTTCGACCTGGGCCAGTCGACCCGCTGCGTGTCCATCCCGCACCAGATGAGCGTGTGCAAGGACGTGGGTTACACCGAGATGCGGCTGCCCAACTTCCTGGGCCACAGCAGCCTGGAGGCCGAGGTGGTGCCGCGCTCCGAGGACTGGCGCCCACTCCTGCAGACCGGCTGCCACCCGCAGGCCCGCTCCTTCCTCTGCTCGCTCATCGCCCCAGTCTGCCTGGACAC GTTCATCCAGCCCTGCCGCAGCCTGTGCGTGGCTGTGAGAGACAGCTGCGCCCCGGTGCTGGCCTGTCAGGGACACGCCTGGCCAGAGGCGCTGGACTGTGATCGCTTCCCTGCCCAAGAGGACATGTGTCTGACCACCCTGCCCAAACCTAGCACTGACTTCTCCAAAG ATTTGCCTCAGCCGGGTTGTCAAGGCTGCCCTGCTATGGAGGAATTCCCTTCCCTGAAGATGCTACTGGATTCCTTCTGTCTGAATGACTTTG TTGTCAAAGCCAAGCTGTCCCGCCGCCGCCTGCCGTCCGACAAACCCGAGTTTGAGGTGGAGGGACACGTGGAGTTCATCCATCAGGGTCCCCTCCTCCCCTACGACACCCAGCACCTTCTGCAGCAGTGGCTGCTCATCAACCTGCGCTGCGCCCACACCCTTGTGCGCCCCGGCCGCGCCCAGCTCTACATCCTCACCGGCTCCATCCAGTCGGATGGCACCATAGCACTCACGCACCTCTTCCGCTGGCTCAAGAAGGACGTGAACATCGCCGTGGCCACACGCAAGTGGAAGCATTACAAATGCTGA